CCGACAGCCGGGTCGGCAGGGCGCCGATCTCGGCGACCTCGCGAGCCCCCGCCGCGCGCAGGTCCGCCGCCAGCTTCTCGAGCAGCTTGGTCTGCTCGGCGACGTTGGGGGTTCCGCCCAGTGTCGCGATCTGCGTCTCCAGCCCGTCCACGATGGCGCGTCCCGGAGCGGAGCGCTCGTCGAGCACGTCCTTCGGCGCGTTGAGCATCGCATACGCCGACTCGTCGGCAAGACGAAGCACCACGCGTCGCGACACGTTCGCGCTCACTGCCGTCGGGACCGATCCTGACCGGTCGGCGGTTGCGACCACATGCACGCCCAGCGGGCGACCCTCGCCGAGGATCCGCATGAACGTCTGGTAGAACGGCATCCGCGCGGTCGTCGACTCCCACTCCGAGCGGAACTGCGGGAACCCGTCGATGAGGAAGAGGATGCGCGACTCGTCGCGTCCGGTGATCTCCCGGTACTCGGTGAGGCTCGCCGCGTTCGCGGCGCTGAAGCGCTTGCCCCGGTCATCGAGCACCCGCGCCAGCGAGCGCAGGATGCGCTGCACGCGCTCGGCATCATCGCCCGCGATGATCGACCCGACATGCGGCAGCACCTCGAGGCTGCGCAACGACCCCGAGCCGAAGTCGAGGCCGTACACCTCGACGCTGCTCTTCGGATCGTGCCCGGCGGCGATGGCCAGAGTGCGCAGCACGGTCGACTTGCCCGAGCCGCTCGTACCGTAGACCAGCAGCGAGCCGTCCTTATCGGGCACGAAGTAGGTCGGCTCCTGCAGCTGGCGCGCGGGCACGTCCATCTTGCCGAGCAGGATCTCGCCGTCGCCGCGCAGCGGCAGGTCGCGCAGGTCGACGGCCTGCTCGAGGTCGTCGAGCCAGGGTCGGCGCGGCGCCGGGATGCCCGCCTGCGCGGACGCCTTCACCAGGGTCGCGACGATGCGCTTCTGATCGGTGGGTCCGAGGTCCTCGTCGTGGGAGTCGGACTCGGGGGCCTGCTCGGCCTCCCAGAGCTGGGTCGATCCGAAGCGCAGCTCGGCGACCTTCACCTCGGCGACCTGCACCTCATCGGTCGTCCAGCCGCCAGCGTACGCCGACTGGAAGGGCACGAGACGCCCCGGCCCGGTCTTGGCGATGCCGCGACCGGGGATCGACGGCGGGAAGGATGCCGCGATCGGGTCGTCGACGACGTCCTTGGAGTCGGACTCGTCAGCCATGCGCAGCGCGACGCGCAGGTTCGTGTTGGCGCGCAGGTTGTCTTTGATGACGCCGGCGGGCCGCTGGGTGGCCATGATCAGGTGGATGCCGAGCGAGCGCCCGCGCTGGGCGATGTCGACCACGCCGTCCACGAACTCGGGCACCTCTCCGGCGAGCGCAGCGAACTCGTCGATCACGAGCACGAGTGCGGGCGGGGTGTCGGGGTCGCGGCGCTTCTCGAGCTCGAGCAGGTCCTTCGCCTTCTTGCGGTTGAAGAGGTGCTCGCGGTGGTGCAGCTCGGCGCGCAGGCTGGTGAGCGCCCGCCGCACGAGGTGCGGGCTGAGGTCGGTGACCAGGCCGACCGTGTGCGGCAGGTCGACGCAGTCGGCGAACGCCGAACCGCCCTTGTAGTCCACGAACAGGAAGGTGACGCGATCGGGGCTGTGCGCGGCGGCCATGCCGAGCACCCACGCCTGCAGGAACTCGCTCTTCCCCGCGCCCGTGGTGCCGCCGACGAGGGCGTGCGGGCCCTGCGTGCGCAGGTCGAGCGTCATGGCATCCGTCTGCGCCTGGCCGATGATCGCGCGAAGGTTGCCCGCCTTCTTCAGCCGCGACTGCGGGGCGCCCGAGCGGTCGATGATCGTGTTGTTCTGCCGCCAGCGGTCGATGACCGCGGTCGGGTCGGATGCCACCTCGCCGCCGACCAGGGAGAGGAACATCACCGAGTTCGGGATGTCGGAGGAATCCTCGACGACCGTGCTCGAGTCGACGACAGGCGCGAGGCGCTTCGCGAACATGGTCATGTACGCGTGCGAGACGCCCTCGACCTGCACGCCGGTGTACGAGACGCCGTTGCGGACGGTGCCGACGCGCGCGTTCTCGAGTCCGCCGGTGACGTCGACGAAGCTGCGGCACGCAGCCGGCAGCGCTTCGACCACCGGTGCGACGAAGAGCCCGTAGACACCGACGTCGGCGCCCCCTTCGAGGATCTGGGTGAGCCGGGCCCGGTCGACGGGCGCGTCGTCGGTGATGATGACGAGCACCGCGGTCTGACCGGGGAAGCTCGCCTCTTCGGCTGCTCTCTTCACGTCCGTGCCGAACAGGGTCGGATCCCAGTCGTCGCCGTAGGGAGGGCGAGGAGCGGATGCCGCCTTCGCCCGTCGCATGACGAGCTCTTCCAGCCCGTTCAGCAGCGCGGCGCCCGTCGACGCCGAGTCGGCCAGCGGCACGTCCTTGAACGGGTTGCGCTCACTGGAGGTGTGCGGCAGCCACTTCAGCCAGTCCAGCTCGTTCGCCCAGCCCGGCTCGGTGATCGCCACCGTGACGAGCTCGTTGGGCGAGTGCATGCCGAACAGCTGCACGGCGAGACCGCGCAGGGCGTCGCTCGCCGACGAGGTGGGACCTGCCACACCGATCGAGCCGACGCTCTGCAGCGACTCGAGGATCGGCACGTCGCTGATCATCCGGTACCGGTCTTCGAGCCGGTCGACGCGCTCGACGTACTCGACCAGCGCCTCGGGCACCTCCGCGCGTTTGACCTTGGTGCGCGATTCGTCTTCGCAGGTGCCAAGGCGGACGGCGAGGAAGTTCCAGTGCTCGGGTCGCCGGGTCCACAGCATGGGCCCCAGGCGCATCGACTCGTCGAAGACGATCGCCACGGCCGGCACCTCCGCCTGACGCACCTCGCGTTCGCGCGGCTGGGCGTGGTAGAGCTTCTCTTCGAGGCGCTCGAACTGCTCTTCGAACGACTCCACCTCTTTGCGCAGGCGCTGACCGAGGTTGGTCTTCTGCGAGATGAAGTTGCCGAACATCATCATCGGCGACATGACCATGATCAGCAGCGAACGCGGGTTGTCGAAGATGAAGAACATCGCCGCGCCGAGCAGAATCGGCGCGATCAGCATCGGCCAGGGGAAGAGCCGCTGCACCTGATCCTTCGGATAGCGCGGCTCGTCGAGGTCGGCACCGGTGTAGCGCTCCTCGACGCGCGGGCTGCGGTTGAACAGCAGCGCCCCGCCGCGCTCGAGCACGGGATCGGCGGCAGCCGAGCCGTCGTAGTCGCTGACCAGGTGCACGACCAGCTCGCAGTCGCCGAGCGTGAACTTCTGACCGGGGATGACGCGCAGTCGCTGCACGAGACCGCCGTCGACGAGGATGCCGTTCGCGGAGTTCAGGTCGACGATCTCGACGAACGTGGCTGCCACCTCGATGCGCGCATGCCGCTTCGAGACCAGCGGGTCGGAGAGCACCACGTCGTTCGCGGTGTCGCGGCCGATGAAGAAGTGCCCCACCGGCAGAGGGAACTCCTGCCCGGCGGCCGGCCCCGAGACGACGGTCAGCAGGGCAGCCGCGCGGCTCGACAGCATGGTCGTGGCGGCGCGGTTGGGGCCGAGGTTCACGACCTCGGCGAGGAACCCCGAGCCGACCGGCGCGTCGCCGATCAGCAGGTCGGGGTTGAGCGTGACGAGCTCATCGCTGGTCGGCGGGGCGACGGAGAGGCTCAGCACGTCGCCGCCGGATGCCGCCACGGAGCGCAGCGGGTCGGTGCCGGCGATCTGCCCAGCCACATCGGCGACCGTCGCCGTGGAGTCCGCCATGACCACGATGTCGGTCAGGGGGGCACCCGGGCGCCGCAGCGTCAGCTTGATTCTCATCGGTTCTCCTGATTGTCGACTGTCACACCCGCTCGACGGTCAGCGTGCGGTCGCCGAAGCGCACCACGTCGCCGACCTGCACGGGTGCCGGGTCGCCGGGTGTCAAGGGCAGTTCGGAGCCGTCGCGGGCGATGGCACTGCCGTTCGTGGATCCGCGATCGATGACGAGCACCCCTCGGCGTGCCGGGAGGATCGCCAGGTGGGTCTTCGAGACGGATCGGGTGTCGTCGGCCACGGCGACGAGCTGCACGGCGCCCTCACCGGCGACCGGCGCCGGCGCCCGGCCGATGAGTGTGGCGCCGCGCACCTCGACCCGGCTGCCGTCGTCGAGTCGCAGCACCGCGCGCACCGCCGGGGTCGCGGCTGCGGACGCGGCGGGCTCAGGCGCCGCGGGTTGAGCAGGCGCCGCTGCGGGTGCCGACGCAGCCGGTGCAGGTGCAGCCGGTGCAGGTGCAGCCGGCGCGGACGCGGTCGGCGCAGCGGGCGCGGCGGGCGCGGAGGATGCGACGGGCGCGGGGGATGCGGGCGCGGCGGGGCTCGGCGCCGGTTCCGCGGAGCGGGCCGCGCCCGGCGTCGCGGGGGATGCGCCTCTCGGGGCGAAGGAATCGAGCAGCTGACCGGCCACGAGAGGGGGCGGCACAGCATCCACCATCGCGCCAGGCGCGACGACGGGAGCGAACGGCGTCTCACGCGATGGCGTGGCCGGGACGGCGGGCGCGGCCGGCGACGCACCGGCCGCGGGCTGGGGCGCCGACGTCCTGCGGTGCGCGCCGATCACCCCACCCGACAGCCGCCCCGACGGCGTGTACTCGGCGGGGGCGTCGCGCTCGACAGGCGTGGCCAGGGAGGGAAGCGCGGGGCCGCGCGCGTGCTCGGTGATCCGCACCGACTTGCGGGCGATGCGCATGCGCTTCACGTCGTACGGGTTGAGTCCGCGGCGCACGTCGACCATCCACGTCGCACCGGCCTGGTCGACCCAGCTGCGGCCGCGGCGTTCGGAGTCGAAGAACGGCGAGAGCGCGATCACCAGAAGCGGGCCGAGCAGCGGCAGCAGGAAGGTCAGTGACAGCACGAGGTAGCGCACGACCGCTCCGCGCCAGAAGCCGGGGCGCTCGAGGGTGCGCACGTTGACCGTCCGCAGACCGAAGATGGCCTTGCCCGTGGTCACACCCTTGCGACCGAGCAGCACGAGCTGCACGACGATGAACACGGTGGCGAGCACGTTGCCGATCGCGAGTGCGACGATCGGCCAGACCAGTGCCCCGTCGGCCAGCATGGTCGCCGCATCAGCGTCGCCGGCGACGATCTCGCCGAGTGCGGGCGTCGCCACCAGCAGCGCCGGCAGGGCGAACAGCACGAGGATGAGCAGCTCGATCAGGGTGGCAAGCGTCCGGCGCCCGAAAGGCGCGGGCAGCAGGCCGAGCGAGGCGGCGTACGCGGGGTCGGGATGCCCGGAGGCGTCGAGCCCTTCGATCTGCTTCTCGCCGTCGTCGATCTCCCAGATCAATCCAGCTCTCCTTCGGGTTCGCTCTGGGGCGCGTCCAGCATGGCGAGGTCGTCTCGCGTCACCAGCCGTGAGGCCACCGCGTGCTCCACGAGGCGGGCGCGCCGGTTGGTGGCGAAGCTGCGCTGCCCGCCGCGCATGCCGGGCACGCCGATCCGGTCGAGCTTGTCGCACACGTTGTCGAGCTTGCGGTTGAAGCGCGTCACCGTCCAGCCCAGGCGCTCGGCCGCCTTCGCCGAGCTGGGGATCTCGCTCATCCCCGTTCCGTCGCGACGCAGCTGCGGCTCGGCCAGTGCGAGGATGAGCAGCTTCTGACTCTCGGTCAGCGGAACGGCGCCGATGGTCGACGCGCCGTCGCCCTCGGTCTCGCGGCGGATGGCGCGGAACGCCGGCTCGTCGGAGTGCACGGTCATCTCGTAGGTGGTCGGTCCCGCGGTGAAGACGATCGTCGTCCGCTCGAACACCAGAGGCAGCCGTGCGCCGGGGGCAAGCCACGCCTGCACGCCGCCGGCCGAATCGGTCACGGTGGCCGAGAGGCGGCTGCCGATGTTCGTGAGC
The window above is part of the Microbacterium sp. nov. GSS16 genome. Proteins encoded here:
- a CDS encoding FtsK/SpoIIIE domain-containing protein, yielding MRIKLTLRRPGAPLTDIVVMADSTATVADVAGQIAGTDPLRSVAASGGDVLSLSVAPPTSDELVTLNPDLLIGDAPVGSGFLAEVVNLGPNRAATTMLSSRAAALLTVVSGPAAGQEFPLPVGHFFIGRDTANDVVLSDPLVSKRHARIEVAATFVEIVDLNSANGILVDGGLVQRLRVIPGQKFTLGDCELVVHLVSDYDGSAAADPVLERGGALLFNRSPRVEERYTGADLDEPRYPKDQVQRLFPWPMLIAPILLGAAMFFIFDNPRSLLIMVMSPMMMFGNFISQKTNLGQRLRKEVESFEEQFERLEEKLYHAQPREREVRQAEVPAVAIVFDESMRLGPMLWTRRPEHWNFLAVRLGTCEDESRTKVKRAEVPEALVEYVERVDRLEDRYRMISDVPILESLQSVGSIGVAGPTSSASDALRGLAVQLFGMHSPNELVTVAITEPGWANELDWLKWLPHTSSERNPFKDVPLADSASTGAALLNGLEELVMRRAKAASAPRPPYGDDWDPTLFGTDVKRAAEEASFPGQTAVLVIITDDAPVDRARLTQILEGGADVGVYGLFVAPVVEALPAACRSFVDVTGGLENARVGTVRNGVSYTGVQVEGVSHAYMTMFAKRLAPVVDSSTVVEDSSDIPNSVMFLSLVGGEVASDPTAVIDRWRQNNTIIDRSGAPQSRLKKAGNLRAIIGQAQTDAMTLDLRTQGPHALVGGTTGAGKSEFLQAWVLGMAAAHSPDRVTFLFVDYKGGSAFADCVDLPHTVGLVTDLSPHLVRRALTSLRAELHHREHLFNRKKAKDLLELEKRRDPDTPPALVLVIDEFAALAGEVPEFVDGVVDIAQRGRSLGIHLIMATQRPAGVIKDNLRANTNLRVALRMADESDSKDVVDDPIAASFPPSIPGRGIAKTGPGRLVPFQSAYAGGWTTDEVQVAEVKVAELRFGSTQLWEAEQAPESDSHDEDLGPTDQKRIVATLVKASAQAGIPAPRRPWLDDLEQAVDLRDLPLRGDGEILLGKMDVPARQLQEPTYFVPDKDGSLLVYGTSGSGKSTVLRTLAIAAGHDPKSSVEVYGLDFGSGSLRSLEVLPHVGSIIAGDDAERVQRILRSLARVLDDRGKRFSAANAASLTEYREITGRDESRILFLIDGFPQFRSEWESTTARMPFYQTFMRILGEGRPLGVHVVATADRSGSVPTAVSANVSRRVVLRLADESAYAMLNAPKDVLDERSAPGRAIVDGLETQIATLGGTPNVAEQTKLLEKLAADLRAAGAREVAEIGALPTRLSVRDLPERVGEFPVLGVAEDTLSARDFDPVGTFVVAGPPLAGKTNALKAMVTSMRRFDPAVKLFHFGGRRSQLKEYADWTRSAVTPDDAKELAKEITELVADDTLPVRVMIVVEDVPQFADSPAEREMKALFQAINRSDHFLVGDADVTQVTSGFGFIGDFKAGRKGIILKPDSFDGDAVFKVPFPKVKRTDFSEGRGIFVQAGRQVTVQLPLVEGEVLG
- a CDS encoding RDD family protein, encoding MIWEIDDGEKQIEGLDASGHPDPAYAASLGLLPAPFGRRTLATLIELLILVLFALPALLVATPALGEIVAGDADAATMLADGALVWPIVALAIGNVLATVFIVVQLVLLGRKGVTTGKAIFGLRTVNVRTLERPGFWRGAVVRYLVLSLTFLLPLLGPLLVIALSPFFDSERRGRSWVDQAGATWMVDVRRGLNPYDVKRMRIARKSVRITEHARGPALPSLATPVERDAPAEYTPSGRLSGGVIGAHRRTSAPQPAAGASPAAPAVPATPSRETPFAPVVAPGAMVDAVPPPLVAGQLLDSFAPRGASPATPGAARSAEPAPSPAAPASPAPVASSAPAAPAAPTASAPAAPAPAAPAPAASAPAAAPAQPAAPEPAASAAATPAVRAVLRLDDGSRVEVRGATLIGRAPAPVAGEGAVQLVAVADDTRSVSKTHLAILPARRGVLVIDRGSTNGSAIARDGSELPLTPGDPAPVQVGDVVRFGDRTLTVERV